One window of Akkermansia biwaensis genomic DNA carries:
- a CDS encoding DUF3472 domain-containing protein: MRLFSATAVVCASLLAAVSFVHAQSPEVLAKRQCRSVHIRQDGHPAQAAALYNEVKARTSVPGTYFCAMNFDDGYIGFQEQSNGRKVIIFSIWDPVSHGDNPNSVPEEERTKLLKLGENARAGRFGGEGTGGQSFVDYPWEVGENMRFLVCIKKMGPFKEISGFYFNNKTNSWDLISKWKTHSSKKELSYSVGFVEDFMRNFESAKKARGAFFGPGFAYKDGKWFPSTGVTFTGDPTPSTNVMAEIQPNGSVLLQTGGETVMTDFKLFESRPLPQDVKPVPPGEDITRLVQEHTK; this comes from the coding sequence ATGCGTCTTTTTTCCGCAACAGCCGTCGTCTGCGCCTCCCTGCTTGCCGCAGTATCATTCGTCCACGCCCAGTCTCCGGAAGTCCTGGCGAAGCGGCAGTGCCGCTCCGTGCATATCAGGCAGGACGGCCATCCGGCCCAGGCGGCCGCCCTGTACAACGAGGTGAAGGCCCGCACCTCCGTTCCCGGCACTTATTTCTGCGCCATGAACTTTGACGACGGCTACATCGGCTTCCAGGAACAGTCCAACGGCAGGAAAGTGATTATTTTTTCCATCTGGGACCCGGTTTCCCACGGAGACAACCCCAACAGCGTCCCGGAAGAAGAACGCACCAAGCTGCTGAAGCTGGGAGAAAACGCCAGGGCCGGACGCTTCGGCGGCGAGGGGACGGGCGGCCAGAGCTTTGTGGATTATCCCTGGGAAGTGGGGGAAAACATGCGCTTTCTCGTCTGCATCAAAAAAATGGGGCCGTTCAAGGAAATCAGCGGCTTTTACTTCAACAACAAGACCAACTCCTGGGACCTCATTTCCAAGTGGAAAACCCATTCCTCCAAGAAAGAACTTTCCTACTCCGTAGGGTTTGTGGAGGATTTCATGCGCAATTTTGAATCCGCCAAGAAAGCGCGCGGCGCGTTCTTCGGTCCCGGCTTTGCGTACAAGGACGGCAAATGGTTCCCCAGCACCGGCGTTACCTTTACGGGCGACCCCACCCCCTCCACCAACGTCATGGCGGAAATCCAGCCGAACGGTTCCGTCCTGCTCCAGACGGGCGGTGAAACGGTGATGACGGATTTCAAGCTGTTTGAAAGCCGACCCCTGCCTCAGGATGTAAAGCCTGTACCGCCCGGTGAAGACATTACCCGGCTCGTGCAGGAGCACACCAAATAA
- the sufT gene encoding putative Fe-S cluster assembly protein SufT, translating to MLNQVVELKREVTAVQIPSGDVLTLPEGERVYITQILGGTYTVATDYGLARISREDADALGAEPVENSPETVGLDENATLEERVWDTLKCIYDPEIPVDIVDLGLIYDVTVTELENGLHHVAVKMTLTAPGCGMGPHLVMEAKDRIEALEGVEAADVDMVWDPPWNQEMVSEEGKMKLGLI from the coding sequence ATGCTGAACCAGGTAGTAGAACTCAAAAGAGAAGTGACGGCGGTGCAGATCCCCAGCGGGGATGTGCTTACCCTGCCGGAAGGGGAGCGCGTGTACATCACCCAGATTCTGGGCGGCACCTATACCGTGGCTACGGACTACGGCCTGGCCCGCATTTCCAGGGAAGACGCGGACGCGCTGGGCGCCGAACCCGTGGAAAATTCCCCGGAAACGGTCGGACTGGACGAGAACGCCACGCTTGAGGAACGCGTCTGGGATACGCTCAAATGCATTTACGATCCAGAAATTCCCGTGGACATCGTGGACCTGGGCCTGATTTACGACGTAACCGTGACGGAACTGGAAAACGGCCTGCATCACGTGGCCGTGAAGATGACCCTCACCGCCCCCGGCTGCGGCATGGGGCCCCACCTGGTGATGGAGGCCAAGGACCGCATTGAAGCCCTGGAAGGTGTGGAGGCCGCGGATGTGGACATGGTCTGGGACCCTCCGTGGAACCAGGAAATGGTGAGCGAGGAAGGGAAAATGAAACTCGGACTGATTTGA
- a CDS encoding peptidylprolyl isomerase produces MLDFLRKHTIVIMAAMALVFVGLMFIGGDVSGGSLSGMFKQTFVTVDGKSYGEKDYVNMGQTGRNLAYSFSSSFAPLLQNHFATEQDLRNICYLMKTNNPNAAFLAYCGIIRREAERLGLTPSNAEIDEAICNIPEFLDDKGVFDPKKYDDFISMRGNQGKKLQEEILRGLMGDTMSLVRIEDVIAGGAAVEPNFAQAVAESENQQITVNTAFLEKSAFRPKTDPGEEEIKTFWDKHKENYRNEEARFFTVYTFTPEGDAKAPKPGDISNATMETMNLVENDIWEPLNATNGRNMDQTIGEALAKTPNVCKMEKKTYAAVTRKNAPEEINQPINQSASDGRSATLLDVVFSLTGAPALNADADAKAIEEARAKSGAEQISTMQVLEDGQVVLVKLEGITPVKALPYDMARNSARADLLETMTEESLNKAASELRTELDKAPDAIEQFNAIASKAGAKTAAYGPFINPNILLNSIYSQNAKSPEEFQAIMDQAMSSRLAPPKELPVPLEVFGACALVNPGKMAQPIDTGDGILLVQLVKRELEDTPEFQIKATQQYAPVLSAQTRAMLMMDWLKACIAKYKVEIAPIANQQR; encoded by the coding sequence ATGTTAGATTTTTTACGCAAACATACAATCGTCATCATGGCGGCCATGGCCCTGGTGTTCGTGGGCCTCATGTTCATCGGCGGGGACGTAAGCGGCGGTTCCCTGTCCGGCATGTTCAAGCAGACTTTCGTGACCGTGGACGGGAAGTCCTACGGAGAGAAGGATTACGTGAATATGGGTCAAACGGGCCGCAACCTGGCCTATTCCTTCTCTTCCAGCTTCGCTCCCCTGCTTCAGAACCACTTTGCCACGGAACAGGATTTGCGGAATATCTGCTACCTGATGAAGACCAATAATCCCAACGCCGCCTTCCTGGCCTACTGCGGCATCATCCGCCGGGAGGCGGAACGCCTGGGCCTCACCCCCAGCAATGCGGAGATTGACGAAGCCATCTGCAACATTCCGGAATTCCTGGATGACAAGGGCGTGTTCGATCCCAAGAAGTACGACGATTTCATTTCCATGCGCGGCAACCAGGGCAAGAAGCTCCAGGAAGAAATCCTGCGCGGCCTGATGGGAGACACCATGAGCTTGGTGCGCATTGAGGATGTCATCGCCGGCGGCGCTGCCGTGGAACCCAATTTTGCCCAGGCCGTGGCGGAATCTGAAAACCAGCAGATCACGGTCAACACCGCCTTCCTGGAAAAGAGCGCCTTCCGCCCCAAGACAGACCCCGGTGAAGAGGAAATCAAGACGTTCTGGGACAAGCACAAGGAGAACTACAGAAATGAGGAAGCCCGCTTCTTCACCGTATATACCTTCACTCCGGAAGGAGATGCCAAGGCTCCCAAGCCCGGCGATATTTCCAACGCCACCATGGAAACCATGAACTTGGTGGAAAACGACATCTGGGAACCCCTGAACGCCACCAACGGAAGAAACATGGACCAGACCATCGGCGAAGCCCTGGCCAAGACGCCCAACGTGTGCAAGATGGAGAAGAAAACCTATGCGGCCGTTACCCGCAAGAACGCGCCGGAAGAAATCAACCAGCCCATTAACCAGTCCGCTTCCGACGGACGCAGCGCCACCCTGCTGGACGTGGTCTTTTCCCTGACCGGCGCACCGGCCCTGAATGCCGATGCAGACGCCAAGGCCATTGAAGAGGCGCGCGCCAAGTCCGGAGCCGAACAGATCAGCACCATGCAGGTTCTGGAAGACGGCCAGGTGGTTCTGGTGAAGCTGGAAGGCATCACTCCCGTGAAGGCCCTGCCCTACGACATGGCGCGCAACAGCGCGCGGGCGGACCTGCTGGAAACCATGACCGAGGAATCCCTGAACAAGGCGGCCTCCGAACTCAGGACGGAACTGGACAAGGCCCCGGACGCCATTGAACAATTCAATGCCATTGCCTCCAAGGCAGGGGCGAAAACCGCCGCTTACGGCCCCTTCATCAATCCGAACATCCTTCTCAACAGCATTTACAGCCAGAACGCGAAGAGTCCGGAAGAATTCCAGGCCATCATGGACCAGGCCATGAGCTCCCGCCTGGCTCCCCCCAAGGAGCTTCCCGTTCCCCTGGAAGTTTTCGGAGCCTGCGCTCTCGTCAATCCCGGGAAAATGGCCCAGCCCATCGATACGGGGGACGGAATCCTGCTGGTCCAGCTGGTCAAGCGCGAACTGGAAGATACGCCCGAATTCCAGATCAAGGCCACGCAGCAGTATGCACCCGTTCTTTCCGCCCAGACCAGGGCCATGCTGATGATGGACTGGCTGAAAGCCTGCATCGCCAAGTACAAGGTGGAAATAGCCCCCATCGCCAACCAGCAGCGCTAA
- a CDS encoding MFS transporter, giving the protein MNALPSQSRFIIGTEACERFSFYGMKSILMLYMTGHLLMSENWATSTLHIFVGMVYLLPVAGAWLADKVWGRYKTILYISLLYCVGHGVLATADLFQTIEARRYILMAGLLIIALGAGGIKPCVSAFMGDQIPDKSPRLMTKAFNAFYWAINLGSFFSFLVIPAMEQHYGYSWAFAVPGIFMGIATFVFWLGRREYNKIPPSRSASRGGFWRVLFTVLFRGGWNKATLLCGENAVTDTRHILKILSIFAFVIPFWSIFDQTASSWVAQGNNMIPISIPLPGSGTWSIGPEEIQAANPVFVMIFIPLITVFVYPNVVRLAKPLVRLGTGIALSSVTFLIVAWLQHRLESGAVMSIAWQLIPYCVLTISEILVSTTGLEFAYTQAPLHLKSVITSFWNLTIFAGNMLVAAITFFLSNGQASNAISTDRFLLYSALAGIVAVAYFFRARRYGTTDPA; this is encoded by the coding sequence ATGAACGCCCTTCCCTCCCAGTCCAGGTTCATCATCGGCACGGAAGCCTGCGAACGCTTCAGCTTCTACGGCATGAAATCCATCCTGATGCTGTACATGACCGGCCACCTGCTGATGAGCGAGAACTGGGCCACTTCCACGCTGCACATCTTCGTGGGCATGGTGTACCTGCTGCCGGTGGCGGGGGCGTGGCTGGCGGACAAGGTATGGGGACGGTACAAGACCATCCTGTACATTTCCCTGCTTTACTGCGTGGGGCACGGGGTGCTGGCCACCGCAGACCTGTTCCAAACCATTGAGGCGCGCCGCTACATCCTGATGGCGGGCCTCTTGATCATCGCCCTGGGGGCCGGCGGCATCAAGCCGTGCGTTTCCGCCTTCATGGGGGACCAGATTCCGGACAAGTCCCCGCGGCTGATGACCAAGGCGTTCAACGCCTTTTACTGGGCCATCAACCTCGGTTCCTTTTTCTCCTTCCTGGTGATCCCGGCCATGGAACAGCATTACGGCTACAGCTGGGCCTTTGCCGTGCCGGGCATCTTCATGGGGATCGCCACCTTCGTTTTCTGGCTGGGACGCCGCGAATACAACAAAATACCGCCCTCACGGAGTGCAAGCCGCGGCGGCTTCTGGCGGGTGCTCTTTACCGTCCTTTTCCGCGGGGGCTGGAACAAGGCAACTCTGCTCTGCGGGGAAAACGCCGTTACGGACACGCGGCACATCCTGAAAATCCTTTCCATTTTCGCGTTCGTCATCCCGTTCTGGTCCATTTTTGACCAGACGGCTTCCTCCTGGGTGGCCCAGGGCAACAACATGATTCCCATCTCCATTCCCCTGCCGGGTTCCGGAACATGGTCCATCGGCCCGGAGGAGATACAGGCAGCCAATCCCGTTTTCGTGATGATTTTCATCCCGCTCATCACCGTTTTCGTTTATCCGAACGTGGTGAGGCTCGCCAAACCGCTTGTCCGGCTCGGCACGGGCATCGCCCTGAGTTCCGTCACTTTCCTGATCGTGGCGTGGCTTCAGCACAGGCTGGAGTCGGGAGCCGTCATGTCCATTGCCTGGCAGCTCATTCCCTACTGCGTGCTGACGATTTCCGAGATTCTGGTCAGCACCACCGGCCTTGAATTTGCCTATACGCAGGCTCCCCTCCATTTAAAAAGCGTCATCACCAGCTTCTGGAACCTCACCATCTTTGCGGGGAACATGCTGGTGGCGGCCATCACCTTCTTCCTTTCCAACGGCCAGGCTTCCAACGCCATTTCCACGGACCGCTTCCTGCTGTACTCCGCCCTCGCCGGAATCGTCGCTGTAGCCTACTTTTTCCGGGCGCGCCGGTACGGGACAACAGACCCGGCATAA
- a CDS encoding polyprenyl synthetase family protein gives MSIPFFSKLRSQKHYLQLIKPELKQVSEFVEAQAACFDPEVTDYMETVCQSKGKMLRPALTLLVGGATGGIKPEHIRLGALLEMVHLASLVHDDVIDEADKRRDEATANALWGNSLAVLLGDVLFSHAMVLGTEFGSTEFCRKLAQTVRNVCQGEVAQSSRLYDLSMTREEYFEIIRKKTASLFSAATGGAGWISGVSPEVEESLYQLGDLLGVAYQIYDDCLDMVGDEDDAGKTLHTDAGKGKLTLPIFNLLECGDRNVEATLRDAIENREAVDYSEFHDNPVFAESLDKAIQVALEKNEAAREILWLLPQTEYREALAEMTFYMDELLNDCRIS, from the coding sequence ATGTCCATTCCGTTCTTTTCAAAATTACGATCCCAGAAGCATTATCTCCAGTTGATCAAGCCGGAGTTGAAGCAGGTCTCTGAATTTGTGGAAGCCCAGGCAGCATGTTTTGATCCCGAAGTCACCGACTACATGGAAACCGTCTGCCAGTCAAAGGGCAAGATGCTGCGGCCCGCGCTGACGCTGCTGGTGGGCGGGGCCACGGGAGGAATCAAGCCGGAGCACATCCGCCTGGGCGCGCTGCTGGAAATGGTGCATCTGGCCTCTCTGGTGCATGACGACGTGATTGACGAGGCCGACAAGCGCCGGGACGAAGCCACGGCTAACGCCCTGTGGGGCAACAGCTTGGCCGTGCTGCTGGGGGACGTTCTCTTCTCCCACGCCATGGTGCTGGGCACAGAATTCGGCAGTACGGAATTCTGCCGCAAGCTTGCGCAGACCGTCAGGAACGTCTGCCAGGGGGAAGTGGCGCAGTCCAGCCGGCTGTACGACCTGAGCATGACGCGTGAGGAATACTTTGAAATCATTCGCAAGAAGACCGCCTCCCTGTTCTCCGCCGCCACGGGCGGCGCGGGCTGGATATCCGGCGTTTCCCCGGAAGTAGAGGAATCCCTGTACCAGCTGGGCGATCTGCTGGGCGTGGCGTACCAGATCTACGACGACTGCCTGGACATGGTGGGTGATGAGGACGATGCCGGCAAGACCCTTCATACGGACGCCGGAAAGGGCAAGCTGACCCTCCCCATTTTCAATCTGCTGGAATGCGGCGACAGGAATGTGGAAGCTACCCTGCGCGACGCCATTGAAAACCGGGAAGCGGTGGATTATTCCGAATTCCATGACAACCCCGTCTTTGCGGAATCCCTGGACAAGGCGATCCAGGTGGCCCTGGAGAAAAACGAGGCCGCCCGTGAAATCCTGTGGCTCCTGCCGCAGACGGAATACCGGGAAGCCCTGGCGGAAATGACCTTCTACATGGACGAACTGCTCAACGATTGCAGAATATCCTGA
- the larC gene encoding nickel pincer cofactor biosynthesis protein LarC, with product MRVLVYDCSAGISGDMNLAALIDLGADRDILERELSKLNVHGEWKLECRRAAQAGIHGMRVDVLAHEHGHSGHSHEHHHRTMADIRRIITESGLPDAVQKTALSIFSLLAEAEAHVHGTTPDQVHFHEVGAVDSIIDIVGAAICLDLLRADAVFTGPVELGGGRVTCQHGVMPVPAPATALLARHFQSTLNGTPHEATTPTGAAYIAAVAQPAPSPLSGRITASGYGIGHREGLPLPNILRVMLVETEEQDTATERLTELCANIDDMTPEQTAYLAEKLMEAGALDAWQESICMKKGRLAFKICALCLPEHADRVRTAFFRNSSTPGIRQYDACRHILRRECSTVQTRHGTVGVKTSFMNGRPHHRKAEFEDCKALAEATGLPLEECQMMGLFPHDDHDESRQDSL from the coding sequence ATGAGAGTCTTGGTCTATGATTGCAGCGCAGGCATCAGCGGAGACATGAATCTGGCCGCCCTGATCGACCTGGGCGCGGACCGGGATATTCTGGAACGGGAATTGTCCAAATTGAACGTTCATGGGGAGTGGAAGCTGGAATGCCGCCGTGCCGCGCAGGCCGGCATCCACGGCATGCGGGTTGACGTGCTGGCCCATGAACACGGCCATTCCGGCCACAGCCACGAACACCACCACCGGACGATGGCGGACATCAGGCGCATCATCACGGAAAGCGGACTTCCGGATGCCGTACAGAAGACGGCTCTCTCCATTTTTTCCCTGCTGGCGGAAGCGGAGGCCCATGTGCACGGCACTACGCCGGACCAGGTGCATTTTCACGAAGTGGGCGCCGTCGATTCCATCATCGACATCGTGGGCGCGGCCATCTGCCTGGACCTGCTCCGTGCGGATGCCGTTTTTACGGGCCCCGTGGAGCTGGGCGGCGGCCGCGTCACCTGCCAGCACGGCGTGATGCCCGTTCCGGCGCCCGCCACCGCGCTGCTAGCGCGCCATTTCCAGTCCACCCTGAACGGCACGCCGCATGAGGCGACCACGCCCACCGGAGCTGCCTACATCGCCGCCGTGGCACAGCCCGCGCCTTCCCCGCTTTCCGGCCGCATCACCGCCTCCGGCTACGGCATCGGCCACAGGGAGGGCCTGCCCCTCCCGAACATCCTCCGGGTGATGCTGGTGGAGACGGAGGAACAGGATACGGCCACGGAACGCCTGACGGAACTGTGCGCCAACATAGACGACATGACACCGGAACAGACCGCCTACCTGGCGGAAAAGCTGATGGAGGCGGGCGCCCTGGACGCATGGCAGGAATCCATCTGCATGAAGAAGGGACGCCTGGCATTCAAGATCTGCGCGCTGTGCCTGCCGGAACATGCGGACCGGGTCAGAACCGCCTTTTTCCGGAACAGCAGCACGCCGGGCATCCGCCAGTATGACGCCTGCCGCCACATCCTGCGCCGGGAATGCTCCACCGTGCAGACCCGCCACGGCACGGTAGGCGTAAAGACCTCCTTCATGAACGGACGGCCCCACCACCGGAAGGCGGAGTTCGAGGATTGCAAGGCCCTGGCGGAAGCGACCGGGCTGCCGCTGGAAGAATGCCAGATGATGGGGCTTTTCCCCCACGACGACCATGACGAGTCCCGCCAAGATTCCCTTTGA
- the larE gene encoding ATP-dependent sacrificial sulfur transferase LarE: MTSPAKIPFERLRSVLLPMERVAVALSGGLDSSVLLVAAADILGADRCLALTAETPYVMREELRDSAALCRRLGVRQEKLVFPILPEIAENPPLRCYLCKHALFSALAGRAAELGFPRVADGSNTDDLGDYRPGRKALHELGIISPFLEAGMGKADIRLLARTLNLPEDISEKPAYACLLTRLEHGRPVTESLLRRVDEAETFLRSLGLKGCRVRVHGEDLARIELPGPELGLFRQGGLSEAVVSRLRALGFRHITLDLEGYSRGSMNKPS, translated from the coding sequence ATGACGAGTCCCGCCAAGATTCCCTTTGAACGGCTGCGCTCCGTCCTGCTCCCCATGGAGCGCGTCGCCGTCGCCCTGTCCGGAGGACTGGACAGCAGCGTGCTGCTGGTCGCCGCAGCCGATATTCTGGGCGCAGACCGCTGTCTGGCCCTGACGGCGGAAACACCCTACGTCATGCGGGAGGAACTCCGGGACAGCGCCGCCCTGTGCCGCCGCCTGGGCGTCAGGCAGGAAAAACTGGTCTTTCCCATTCTTCCGGAGATTGCGGAGAATCCCCCCCTGCGCTGCTACCTGTGCAAGCACGCCCTGTTTTCCGCCCTGGCCGGGCGGGCCGCAGAGCTCGGTTTTCCCCGGGTGGCGGACGGGTCCAACACGGACGACCTGGGCGACTACCGGCCGGGACGCAAGGCTCTTCACGAACTCGGCATTATCAGCCCCTTTCTGGAAGCGGGGATGGGCAAGGCGGACATACGCCTTCTGGCCCGCACCCTGAACCTGCCGGAAGACATCAGTGAAAAACCGGCCTATGCGTGCCTGCTGACGCGCCTGGAACACGGCCGCCCCGTCACGGAAAGCCTGCTGCGGCGCGTGGACGAGGCGGAAACTTTCCTGCGCTCTCTGGGGCTGAAGGGCTGCCGCGTCCGGGTACACGGAGAAGACCTGGCCCGCATTGAGCTTCCCGGCCCGGAACTCGGTCTGTTCCGCCAGGGCGGCCTGTCGGAAGCCGTCGTAAGCCGTCTCCGCGCCCTGGGCTTCCGTCACATCACCCTGGACCTGGAAGGGTATTCCCGGGGAAGCATGAACAAACCGTCATGA
- the larB gene encoding nickel pincer cofactor biosynthesis protein LarB — translation MNNITAILRQLEEGRLSTEEAAEKIRAAASPALSHTDIDYDRLERTGCPEVIYGAGKTPVQIEEIARNLLDAGQNVLATRLNEDALLHLSGAFPEADMHPEARLMRIISSPPPQAAGFVGIVSAGTSDQAVAEEAALTAEFLGSRVRRYRDCGVAGLHRLVSHLDSIREATVLVAVAGMEGALPSVLAGLVKAPMIAVPTSVGYGANFRGVTTLLAMMNSCANGVSVVNIDNGFGAGFNAHLINSLASGSR, via the coding sequence ATGAACAACATCACCGCCATCCTGCGCCAGCTTGAGGAAGGCCGCCTTTCCACGGAAGAGGCGGCGGAAAAGATCAGGGCTGCGGCGTCCCCCGCACTTTCCCACACGGACATCGACTACGACCGCCTGGAACGCACGGGATGCCCGGAGGTAATCTACGGAGCGGGCAAGACGCCCGTCCAGATTGAAGAAATAGCCCGCAACCTGCTGGACGCCGGGCAGAACGTGCTGGCTACCCGCTTGAATGAAGACGCCCTGCTCCATCTTTCCGGGGCCTTTCCGGAAGCGGACATGCATCCGGAGGCGCGCCTCATGCGCATTATCTCCTCCCCCCCTCCGCAGGCGGCGGGCTTCGTCGGCATCGTCAGTGCGGGCACGTCCGACCAGGCGGTGGCGGAAGAAGCCGCATTGACGGCGGAATTCCTGGGAAGCCGGGTGCGCCGCTACCGGGATTGCGGCGTGGCGGGGCTGCACCGCCTGGTGTCCCATCTGGATTCCATCCGGGAGGCCACCGTCCTCGTGGCCGTGGCGGGCATGGAGGGGGCGCTCCCCAGCGTGCTGGCGGGCCTGGTGAAGGCTCCCATGATCGCGGTGCCCACCAGCGTGGGGTACGGGGCCAACTTCCGCGGCGTGACCACGTTGCTGGCCATGATGAATTCCTGCGCCAACGGCGTTTCCGTGGTCAATATAGACAACGGCTTCGGCGCCGGATTCAACGCCCACCTCATCAACAGCCTCGCTTCCGGCTCGCGGTGA